A single window of Helicobacter pylori DNA harbors:
- a CDS encoding replicative DNA helicase has translation MDHLKHLQQLQNIERIVLSGIVLANHKIEEVHSVLEPSDFYYPPNGLFFEIALKLHEEDCPIDENFIRQKMPKDKQIKEEDLVAIFAASPIDNIEAYVEEIKNASIKRKLFGLANTIREQALESAQKSSDILGTVEREVYALLNGSTIEGFRSIKEVLESAMDLITENQRKGSLEVTGIPTGFVQLDNYTSGFNKGSLVIIGARPSMGKTSLMMNMVLAALNDDRGVAVFSLEMSAEQLALRALSDLTSINMHDLESGRLDDDQWENLAKCYDHLSQKKLFFYDKSYVRIEQIRLQLRKLKSQHKELGIAFIDYLQLMSGNKATKERHEQIAEISRELKTLARELEIPIVALVQLNRSLENRDDKRPILSDIKDSGGIEQDADIVLFLYRGYIYQMRAEDNKIDKLKKEGKIEEAQELHLKVNEERRIHKQNGSIEEAEIIVAKNRNGATGTVYTRFNAPFTRYEDMPIDSHLEEGQETKFEIPTT, from the coding sequence ATGGATCATTTAAAGCATTTGCAACAATTGCAAAACATTGAAAGGATCGTGCTTTCAGGCATTGTGTTGGCCAATCATAAGATTGAAGAGGTTCATAGCGTTTTAGAGCCTAGCGATTTTTACTACCCGCCTAACGGCTTGTTTTTTGAAATCGCTTTAAAACTGCATGAAGAAGATTGCCCCATTGATGAGAATTTTATCCGCCAAAAAATGCCTAAAGACAAGCAAATCAAAGAAGAAGATCTAGTCGCTATTTTTGCGGCAAGCCCCATAGATAATATTGAAGCCTATGTGGAAGAGATTAAAAACGCTTCCATTAAACGAAAACTTTTTGGCTTGGCCAACACCATTAGAGAGCAAGCCCTAGAAAGCGCGCAAAAATCCAGCGATATTTTAGGCACTGTGGAGCGAGAAGTCTATGCGTTATTGAATGGCAGCACGATAGAGGGCTTTAGGAGCATTAAAGAAGTGCTTGAAAGCGCAATGGATCTTATTACGGAAAACCAAAGAAAGGGGAGTTTGGAAGTTACTGGCATACCGACTGGATTTGTCCAGTTGGATAATTATACGAGCGGTTTTAATAAGGGGAGTTTAGTCATTATAGGGGCAAGGCCGTCTATGGGTAAAACCAGTTTGATGATGAACATGGTCTTAGCTGCGCTCAATGACGATAGGGGGGTAGCGGTTTTTAGTTTAGAAATGTCCGCAGAGCAACTCGCTTTAAGGGCGTTATCGGATCTCACTTCTATTAACATGCATGATTTAGAAAGCGGGAGGCTTGATGATGATCAATGGGAAAATTTAGCCAAATGCTACGATCACCTTTCGCAAAAAAAACTCTTTTTCTACGATAAAAGTTATGTGAGGATAGAGCAAATCCGCTTGCAACTGCGAAAGCTTAAATCCCAACACAAGGAATTGGGTATCGCTTTTATTGACTATTTGCAACTCATGTCAGGGAATAAAGCCACTAAAGAACGCCATGAACAGATCGCTGAAATTTCAAGGGAGCTTAAAACTTTAGCCAGAGAATTAGAAATCCCTATCGTAGCGTTAGTGCAACTCAACCGCAGCCTGGAAAACCGAGACGATAAACGGCCCATTCTTTCGGATATTAAAGACAGCGGAGGGATTGAACAGGACGCTGATATTGTTTTATTTTTGTATAGAGGTTATATCTATCAAATGAGGGCTGAAGACAACAAAATAGACAAACTCAAAAAAGAAGGCAAAATTGAAGAGGCGCAAGAGTTGCACCTAAAAGTTAATGAAGAAAGGCGTATCCACAAGCAAAATGGCAGTATTGAAGAGGCTGAAATCATTGTGGCTAAAAACAGGAATGGGGCTACAGGAACGGTTTATACGCGCTTTAACGCTCCTTTCACGCGCTATGAAGACATGCCCATAGATTCTCATTTAGAAGAGGGACAAGAAACTAAATTTGAAATACCCACAACTTGA
- a CDS encoding restriction endonuclease subunit R, producing the protein MPKLEKILLEITQLDPSKECLKFLANRIKSSDYRGLHLSQHNRYDQNKIKTIIQAIFNEVGEDFLQIRTTDMSQRPSNIIGEEVYAKVVDNICKSEMPQDNLGKKNQVTQDSLRKNLFVDIHRMGLIERYNKNKEPTNPYIQSNIKYIRLTPLAIEFLNAQDLLRKKFCYTQSLENLLQGFGAECREVMIELDNHYLDIEEMMFFVTFLNIENFTRSEIIEYVREYRSLSRIQKEKLKELVQDYCDPNHFNGNKLEKRDYHNWKNQAQQIFSLLEQSVFFETNKERLILKTLNEENKQNDKKLKRSIKEKALYFEKHGVKKEKGFELHHIVPLCLARSIEEFDLLDKWENLIYIDAFNHAKISQTQNKHICLYFKDCDVILSKGLKEEQESLYFTYIENVLYKLDLQNIMLEYNKDLLHSKNG; encoded by the coding sequence ATGCCAAAATTAGAAAAAATTTTGCTAGAAATCACACAGCTTGATCCTAGTAAAGAGTGTTTGAAATTCTTAGCCAATCGCATAAAAAGCTCTGATTATAGGGGCTTGCACTTGTCCCAACACAATCGTTACGATCAAAATAAAATTAAAACCATTATTCAAGCTATTTTCAATGAAGTGGGAGAAGATTTTTTACAAATTCGCACCACCGATATGAGCCAACGCCCTAGCAATATCATAGGCGAAGAGGTTTATGCAAAAGTGGTTGATAATATCTGCAAGTCTGAAATGCCTCAAGACAATTTAGGAAAAAAGAATCAAGTAACCCAAGATAGCTTGAGAAAAAATCTTTTTGTGGATATACATAGAATGGGGTTGATTGAACGCTACAATAAAAATAAGGAACCTACAAACCCCTACATTCAAAGCAATATTAAATATATCCGTTTAACTCCCTTAGCTATAGAATTTTTAAACGCACAAGATTTGTTAAGAAAAAAATTTTGTTACACGCAATCTTTAGAAAATCTTTTGCAAGGTTTTGGAGCAGAATGCAGAGAGGTAATGATAGAGCTTGACAACCATTATTTAGACATTGAAGAAATGATGTTTTTTGTTACATTTTTAAATATTGAAAATTTTACTAGAAGTGAAATTATAGAATATGTTAGAGAATATAGGAGTTTAAGCCGTATCCAAAAAGAAAAATTAAAAGAGTTAGTGCAAGATTATTGCGACCCTAACCATTTTAATGGGAATAAGCTAGAAAAGAGAGATTATCATAATTGGAAAAATCAAGCCCAACAAATTTTTAGCTTGCTAGAACAAAGCGTGTTTTTTGAAACCAATAAAGAGAGGCTTATTTTAAAAACGCTCAATGAAGAAAACAAACAAAACGATAAAAAACTCAAACGCTCTATTAAAGAAAAAGCCCTTTATTTTGAAAAACATGGCGTTAAAAAAGAAAAGGGCTTTGAATTGCACCATATTGTGCCTTTATGCTTGGCTCGCTCTATAGAAGAATTTGATCTTTTGGATAAATGGGAAAATTTAATCTATATTGATGCTTTTAACCATGCGAAAATATCTCAAACGCAAAATAAACACATTTGTTTGTATTTTAAAGATTGCGATGTGATTTTATCTAAAGGCTTAAAAGAAGAACAAGAAAGCCTTTATTTTACTTATATTGAAAATGTGTTATATAAACTTGATTTACAAAATATCATGTTGGAATACAATAAAGATTTATTGCATTCTAAAAACGGCTGA
- a CDS encoding site-specific DNA-methyltransferase, whose translation MILNKIYIEDVFMFLDKLEDKSVDLAIIDPPYNLKIASWDSFKNDEEFLTFSYAWIDKMLPKIKDTGSFYIFNTPFNCALFLAYLRQKKAHFLNFITWVKKDGFANAKKRYNHAQESILFYSMHKKNYTFNADEVRIAYESTERIKHAQSKGILKNNKRWFPNPKGKLCLDVWEITSQRHVEKENGKILKPKHPSIKPKALIERMIKASSNENDLILDLFSGSGMTSLVAKSLGRNFIGCESHAGYVHESLEMFRYNEYK comes from the coding sequence TTGATTTTGAATAAAATTTATATAGAAGATGTTTTCATGTTCTTAGACAAATTAGAAGATAAAAGCGTTGATTTAGCCATTATTGATCCTCCTTACAATCTTAAAATTGCTTCATGGGATAGTTTTAAAAATGATGAAGAGTTTTTAACATTTTCTTACGCTTGGATTGATAAAATGCTACCCAAAATCAAAGATACGGGGAGTTTTTATATCTTTAATACCCCTTTTAATTGCGCTTTATTTTTAGCGTATTTGCGTCAAAAAAAAGCGCATTTTTTAAATTTTATCACTTGGGTTAAAAAAGATGGGTTTGCCAACGCCAAAAAGCGTTATAACCACGCGCAAGAAAGCATTTTATTTTATAGCATGCACAAGAAAAACTACACTTTTAATGCCGATGAAGTTCGCATTGCTTATGAATCCACTGAACGCATCAAGCATGCTCAAAGTAAGGGGATTTTAAAAAACAACAAACGCTGGTTCCCTAACCCTAAGGGCAAATTATGCCTTGATGTGTGGGAAATCACTTCACAAAGGCATGTTGAAAAAGAGAATGGTAAAATCCTTAAGCCAAAACACCCTAGCATTAAACCTAAAGCGCTCATTGAACGCATGATAAAGGCTAGCTCTAATGAAAACGATTTGATTTTAGATTTGTTTAGCGGCAGTGGAATGACTAGCTTAGTGGCTAAAAGTTTGGGGCGTAATTTTATAGGGTGTGAGAGCCATGCTGGATATGTGCATGAGAGTTTGGAAATGTTTAGGTATAATGAATACAAATAA
- the crdR gene encoding copper response regulator transcription factor CrdR, whose protein sequence is MQKKIFLLEDDYLLSESVKEFLEHLGYEVSCAFNGKEAYERLSVERFNLLLLDVQVPEMNSLELFKHIKNDFLISTPVIFITALQDNATLKNAFNLGASDYLKKPFDLDELEARIKRFFNDDPIEIMPNIFYYQHSLNIKGKKEILAPKTAQLLEYFLEHKGQIISSQVLENNLWEQAIDDSTLRTYIKVLRKLLGKNCIETHKGVGYRFNPL, encoded by the coding sequence ATGCAAAAAAAGATTTTTTTACTAGAAGACGATTACCTTTTAAGCGAGAGTGTTAAGGAGTTTTTGGAGCATTTGGGCTATGAAGTGTCTTGTGCTTTTAATGGGAAAGAAGCTTATGAAAGGCTCTCTGTTGAGCGCTTCAATCTCTTGCTTTTAGATGTGCAAGTGCCTGAAATGAATAGCTTGGAATTGTTCAAACACATCAAAAACGATTTTTTAATCTCTACGCCTGTGATTTTTATCACCGCCTTACAGGATAACGCTACCTTAAAAAACGCTTTTAATTTAGGAGCGAGCGATTATTTGAAAAAGCCTTTTGATTTGGACGAATTAGAAGCGCGCATTAAAAGGTTTTTCAATGATGATCCCATAGAAATCATGCCTAACATTTTTTATTACCAACACTCTTTGAATATTAAAGGGAAAAAGGAAATCCTAGCGCCCAAAACCGCCCAGCTTTTAGAATACTTTTTAGAGCATAAGGGGCAAATCATTAGCTCTCAAGTGTTAGAAAATAATTTATGGGAGCAAGCTATTGATGATTCCACCTTGCGCACTTACATTAAAGTGTTGCGCAAGCTTTTAGGTAAAAATTGCATAGAAACGCATAAGGGGGTGGGCTATCGCTTTAACCCACTATGA
- a CDS encoding DNA-methyltransferase: MNINKVFYHSSTNMHEAPDNSVDLIITSPPYFNIKDYAKNGTQDLQHSAQHVEDLGALEKYEDYLLGLLKVWLECYRALKPNGKLCINVPLMPMLKKVLNTHYNRHIFDLHADIQRSILHDLNNMLENKPKMFLLDVYIWKRANPTKRLMFGSYPYPRNFYAQNTIEFIGVFVKDGKPKQPTEEQKEQSQLTQEEWVEFTKQIWEIPIPNKNDIAFGKHAALMPAELARRLIRLYSCVGDVVLDPFSGSGTTLREAKLLKRNFIGYELYENYKPLIEQKLGNLFDFE, translated from the coding sequence TTGAATATCAATAAAGTGTTTTATCATAGCAGTACCAACATGCATGAAGCGCCAGATAATAGCGTGGATTTGATCATCACAAGCCCGCCTTATTTCAACATCAAAGATTATGCAAAAAATGGCACACAAGATTTGCAGCATTCAGCCCAACATGTTGAAGATTTGGGGGCGTTAGAAAAATATGAAGATTATCTTTTAGGTCTTTTAAAAGTTTGGCTTGAGTGCTACAGAGCGTTAAAACCCAATGGTAAGCTATGCATTAATGTGCCTTTAATGCCCATGCTTAAAAAGGTTTTAAACACGCACTACAACCGCCATATTTTTGATTTGCATGCTGATATTCAGCGCTCCATTTTGCATGATTTAAACAACATGCTAGAAAACAAGCCTAAAATGTTCTTGCTAGATGTCTATATTTGGAAACGCGCCAATCCTACTAAAAGATTGATGTTTGGGAGCTACCCTTATCCTAGAAATTTTTATGCGCAAAATACTATAGAATTTATCGGCGTGTTTGTCAAAGACGGCAAACCCAAACAACCCACAGAGGAGCAAAAAGAACAAAGCCAATTGACTCAAGAGGAATGGGTGGAATTTACCAAACAAATTTGGGAAATCCCAATCCCTAATAAAAACGATATTGCTTTTGGTAAGCATGCGGCTTTAATGCCGGCTGAATTAGCAAGGCGTTTGATTAGGTTGTATAGTTGTGTGGGCGATGTAGTGCTAGATCCATTTAGTGGGAGCGGGACAACCTTAAGAGAAGCAAAGCTTTTAAAAAGAAATTTTATAGGTTATGAACTCTATGAAAATTATAAACCCTTGATTGAGCAAAAATTAGGAAACTTGTTTGATTTTGAATAA
- a CDS encoding NAD(P)H-hydrate dehydratase, which yields MLSVYEKVNALDKRALEEFNLSEDILMENAAMALERAVLQNASLGAKVIILCGSGDNGGDGYALARRLVGRFKTLVFEMKLAKSPMCQLQKERAKKVGVAIKTWEDNPKDLECDVLVDCVVGSAFKGELEPFLDFESLSQKARFKIACDIPSGIDSKGRVDKRAFKADLTISMGAIKSCLLSDRAKDYVGELKVGHLGVFHQTYEIPTDTFLLEKSDLKLPLRDRKNAHKGDYGHAHVLLGKHSGAGLLSAISALSFGSGVVSIQALECEITSNNKPLELVFCENFPNPLSAFALGMGLENIPKDFKKWLELAPCVLDAGVFYHKEVLQALEKEVILTPHPKEFLSLLKLVGINISMLELLDNKLEIARDFSQKYPKVVLLLKGANTLIAHQGRTFINNLGSVALAKAGSGDVLAGLIVSLLSQNYTPLDAAINASLAHALAGLEFKNNYALTPLDLIEKIKRL from the coding sequence ATGCTTTCAGTGTATGAAAAAGTGAATGCCCTAGACAAAAGGGCGCTTGAAGAATTTAATTTAAGCGAAGACATTTTAATGGAAAACGCCGCTATGGCTTTAGAAAGGGCGGTTTTACAAAACGCTTCTTTAGGCGCTAAAGTCATTATCCTTTGTGGGAGCGGGGATAATGGGGGCGATGGCTATGCATTAGCCAGGCGTTTAGTGGGGCGTTTTAAAACGCTAGTTTTTGAAATGAAATTAGCCAAAAGCCCCATGTGCCAATTGCAAAAAGAAAGGGCCAAAAAAGTAGGGGTAGCCATCAAAACATGGGAAGACAATCCTAAAGATTTGGAATGCGATGTGTTAGTGGATTGCGTGGTAGGGAGCGCTTTTAAGGGCGAATTAGAGCCGTTTTTAGATTTTGAAAGCCTTTCTCAAAAAGCGCGCTTTAAAATCGCTTGCGACATTCCTAGCGGGATCGATTCTAAAGGCAGGGTGGATAAGAGGGCGTTTAAAGCGGATTTGACTATCAGCATGGGCGCTATCAAATCATGCTTATTGAGCGATAGGGCTAAAGACTATGTAGGGGAATTGAAGGTGGGGCATTTAGGGGTTTTTCATCAAACCTATGAGATCCCAACAGACACTTTTTTACTAGAAAAAAGCGATCTCAAACTGCCCTTAAGGGATAGAAAAAACGCTCACAAAGGCGATTACGGGCATGCACATGTACTTTTGGGTAAGCATAGTGGGGCGGGGTTATTGAGCGCAATAAGTGCGTTAAGTTTTGGATCTGGGGTGGTGAGTATTCAAGCGTTAGAATGCGAGATAACTTCTAATAACAAGCCTTTAGAATTGGTTTTTTGTGAAAATTTCCCTAACCCCTTAAGCGCGTTCGCTCTTGGCATGGGGTTAGAAAATATTCCAAAGGATTTTAAGAAGTGGCTTGAATTAGCCCCATGCGTTTTAGATGCGGGCGTTTTTTATCATAAAGAGGTGTTACAAGCCTTAGAAAAAGAAGTGATCTTAACCCCTCACCCTAAAGAGTTTTTATCGTTATTGAAATTAGTGGGGATCAATATAAGCATGCTAGAATTACTAGACAATAAACTAGAAATCGCAAGGGATTTTTCTCAAAAATACCCCAAAGTGGTTTTGCTTTTAAAGGGGGCTAATACCCTGATCGCTCATCAAGGGCGAACTTTTATCAACAATTTAGGGAGCGTGGCTTTAGCCAAAGCTGGGAGTGGCGATGTGTTAGCGGGGCTGATTGTAAGCCTACTTTCTCAAAACTACACGCCTTTAGACGCCGCCATTAACGCAAGTTTGGCGCACGCCCTAGCGGGTTTAGAATTTAAGAATAACTACGCTTTAACGCCCCTAGATTTGATAGAAAAGATCAAACGACTATAA
- the crdS gene encoding copper-sensing histidine kinase CrdS, producing MRGWAIALTHYEKKSLKLFLGTYLGSSFVLMLVISVLAFNYEKNEKIKMIRMDMDKMASKIASEVVALHMQTHGDYQNALNALISRYKDASIALFDSKRRVLYSNIPESENLIKNHKEAGFFSFKGEYYLFSDETFAHLGVAKMLFKNSKPLHFSSLYRNIVLVFVIAFLCVIGVSVFLGRLFLKPIRNEITRIDHFLKNTTHELNTPMSALVLSLKTLEDNQQHRRIKIAIQRMSFLYRSLSYLVMQDIERETPMLLDLKALIIKENTLFSEMIDYHKLEFKSDLVGVEFKAKEQDFISLYSNLLMNAIKYSVMHGYIHIELTHAFLKVKNLGYEIPKDKIAELSVRYARFNSGVLGYGIGLDLVKKVCEKYKMRLEIHSEPSLKGSFYENSFCVQFQG from the coding sequence ATAAGGGGGTGGGCTATCGCTTTAACCCACTATGAAAAAAAATCCCTTAAACTCTTTTTAGGGACTTATTTGGGCTCTTCGTTTGTGTTGATGCTAGTGATTAGCGTTTTAGCGTTTAACTATGAAAAAAACGAAAAAATCAAAATGATACGCATGGACATGGACAAAATGGCTTCTAAGATCGCTAGCGAAGTGGTTGCTTTGCACATGCAAACGCATGGGGATTATCAAAACGCTTTAAACGCTCTGATTTCACGCTATAAAGACGCTTCCATAGCCCTTTTTGATAGCAAAAGGCGTGTTTTGTATTCTAATATCCCTGAAAGCGAAAATTTGATTAAAAACCATAAAGAAGCGGGCTTTTTTAGTTTCAAGGGGGAGTATTACCTGTTTAGCGATGAAACTTTCGCTCACTTAGGCGTGGCTAAAATGCTTTTTAAAAATTCTAAACCCCTTCATTTTTCTTCCTTGTATCGTAACATTGTTTTAGTGTTTGTCATAGCGTTTTTATGCGTGATAGGGGTTTCTGTGTTTTTGGGGCGTTTGTTTTTAAAGCCCATTAGGAATGAAATCACCCGCATTGATCATTTTTTAAAAAACACCACGCATGAATTAAACACCCCCATGAGCGCTTTAGTCTTGTCGTTAAAAACCTTAGAAGACAACCAACAACACCGCCGCATTAAAATCGCCATCCAGCGCATGAGTTTTTTATACCGCTCGCTCTCGTATTTAGTGATGCAAGATATTGAGCGCGAAACCCCCATGCTTTTAGATTTAAAAGCCCTGATTATTAAAGAAAACACGCTTTTTAGCGAGATGATAGACTACCACAAGCTGGAATTTAAAAGCGATTTAGTGGGAGTGGAGTTTAAGGCTAAAGAGCAGGATTTCATTTCGCTTTATAGCAATTTGCTCATGAACGCGATCAAATACAGCGTCATGCATGGGTATATCCATATAGAGCTAACGCATGCGTTTTTGAAAGTGAAAAATTTAGGGTATGAAATCCCTAAAGACAAGATCGCAGAATTAAGCGTTCGTTATGCGCGTTTCAATTCTGGCGTGTTGGGTTATGGTATAGGGTTAGATTTAGTGAAAAAAGTGTGTGAAAAGTATAAAATGCGTTTAGAAATTCATAGCGAACCCTCTTTAAAAGGATCGTTTTATGAAAATTCGTTTTGCGTTCAATTTCAAGGATAA